In Allomuricauda ruestringensis DSM 13258, the following proteins share a genomic window:
- a CDS encoding ACP phosphodiesterase, with translation MNFLAHIYLSFDDKEITLGNFFADHIRGNKYKHLPDKIQKGILLHREIDTFTDSHPIVRQSSKRLHKNYSHYSRVIVDIYYDHFLAKNWSDYSNTPLDEYVEDFYDLLEDNYDILPMATKRMMPYMIADNWLLNYANLAGIDRVLNGMNRRTKNKSKMNFAILDLEEHYTDFENEFTSFFKELITFSNQKFISLCED, from the coding sequence ATGAACTTCTTGGCTCATATTTATCTATCTTTTGATGATAAGGAAATAACTTTGGGTAATTTCTTTGCCGATCATATCCGTGGAAACAAGTACAAACATCTGCCGGATAAAATCCAGAAAGGGATTCTCCTACATCGGGAAATTGACACCTTTACCGATTCCCATCCCATAGTGAGACAAAGTAGCAAGCGCCTCCATAAAAATTACAGCCATTACAGCCGAGTTATTGTAGATATTTATTACGACCATTTTTTGGCCAAAAACTGGAGTGATTATTCCAATACGCCTTTGGATGAATATGTAGAGGATTTTTATGATTTATTGGAAGACAACTACGACATCCTCCCCATGGCCACCAAACGCATGATGCCCTACATGATTGCGGACAATTGGTTGCTCAATTATGCCAATTTAGCTGGAATTGACCGTGTTTTGAACGGAATGAACCGACGCACTAAAAACAAATCCAAGATGAATTTTGCCATTTTAGACCTTGAAGAGCATTATACTGATTTTGAAAATGAATTCACCTCCTTTTTTAAAGAATTGATTACCTTTTCCAACCAAAAATTTATTTCTCTATGCGAAGACTAA
- the glmM gene encoding phosphoglucosamine mutase encodes MTLIKSISGIRGTIGGNTNDNLTPVDAVKFAAAYGTWLKSYSKKQKLKVVIGRDARLSGEMIQNLVVSTLVGLGIDIIDLGLSTTPTVEIAVPLEKADGGIILTASHNPKQWNALKLLNERGEFLDAEQGAKILALAEKEDFEFAEVDDLGEIIKNDSYIDIHIDEVLELSLVDADTIKKAGFKVVVDGVNSTGGIAIPKLLEELGVEVVKLYCDPTGHFPHNPEPLKEHLGDICKKVVEEKADFGIVVDPDVDRLAFISNDGEMFGEEYTLVACADYVLGKTKGNTVSNLSSSRALRDVTEKHGGTYEAAAVGEVNVVTKMKENNAIIGGEGNGGIIYPESHYGRDALVGTALFLMLMAERGGTVAELRASYPSYFMSKKKIQLTPDLDVDALLDAMHDKYKDEQVSTIDGVKIDFSENWVHLRKSNTEPIIRIYTEAKSQNEADSLADRIIGEIKEVAGI; translated from the coding sequence ATGACACTGATCAAATCAATTTCTGGAATACGAGGAACCATAGGGGGCAACACTAACGATAACTTAACACCTGTTGATGCGGTTAAATTTGCTGCTGCTTACGGAACCTGGTTAAAGTCGTATTCCAAGAAACAAAAATTAAAGGTCGTAATTGGACGGGATGCCCGTTTGTCGGGCGAGATGATTCAGAATTTGGTGGTTTCCACCTTGGTTGGATTGGGGATTGATATAATTGATTTGGGATTGTCCACCACGCCAACGGTAGAAATTGCCGTTCCTTTGGAAAAGGCTGATGGGGGAATTATTTTAACGGCTAGCCACAACCCCAAGCAATGGAATGCCCTCAAATTATTGAACGAACGAGGTGAGTTTTTGGATGCCGAGCAAGGTGCAAAGATTTTGGCTTTGGCCGAGAAAGAGGATTTTGAATTTGCAGAAGTGGATGATTTGGGGGAAATCATTAAAAATGATTCTTATATTGATATTCATATTGATGAAGTTTTAGAGTTGTCCCTAGTTGATGCCGACACCATAAAAAAAGCTGGTTTTAAGGTGGTGGTGGACGGAGTTAACTCTACTGGAGGTATAGCCATTCCCAAATTACTTGAAGAATTGGGCGTGGAAGTGGTAAAGCTCTACTGTGACCCTACGGGGCATTTTCCGCACAATCCAGAGCCTTTAAAGGAGCATTTGGGTGACATTTGTAAAAAAGTGGTGGAGGAAAAGGCAGACTTTGGTATTGTGGTGGATCCCGATGTTGACCGTTTGGCATTCATCAGCAACGATGGTGAAATGTTCGGGGAGGAATACACTTTGGTGGCCTGTGCCGATTATGTGTTGGGCAAGACCAAAGGAAATACGGTTTCCAATCTGTCATCCTCCAGGGCATTGCGCGATGTTACCGAAAAACACGGTGGCACATACGAAGCTGCTGCGGTTGGTGAGGTCAATGTGGTGACCAAAATGAAAGAAAACAACGCCATTATTGGTGGAGAGGGGAACGGTGGAATTATTTACCCGGAAAGTCATTATGGTCGTGATGCCTTGGTAGGAACGGCTCTGTTCTTGATGTTGATGGCAGAAAGGGGTGGAACCGTGGCTGAGTTACGTGCCAGTTACCCCAGCTATTTTATGAGCAAAAAGAAGATACAATTAACGCCCGATCTGGATGTGGATGCCCTTTTGGATGCCATGCACGATAAATATAAAGACGAGCAGGTTTCAACCATTGATGGGGTAAAGATTGATTTCTCTGAAAACTGGGTGCATCTTCGCAAATCGAATACGGAACCTATTATCCGAATTTATACCGAGGCTAAATCACAAAATGAAGCTGATAGTCTAGCCGACCGTATTATTGGTGAGATTAAGGAAGTTGCTGGAATCTAA
- a CDS encoding lysophospholipid acyltransferase family protein, which translates to MQLVVYILVYPLLWLISRLPFKIIYFISDGVYVLLYHVIGYRKKVVRNNLALVFPEKSGEERLGIEKKFYKHFCDMFLEMIKTLGISDNQMKKRYVFTNVEVFQKLENEGKNIMIMMPHYASWEWVFSLNSMVKSKAYAIYQPIQNKYFDKLVRDIRSKYGTTLIKTYESRKIIADANKLNKLITVGIISDQSPMLQRARHWANFMGVFVPIHVGAEEICKSHKMIPVYLKVKKVGRGYYQASFKILAENPNEVANYKVSEAFMKETEKSIREAPEYYFWTHKRWKHKDKVPKDFQKDTSKAVNC; encoded by the coding sequence ATGCAGCTGGTAGTTTATATCCTTGTTTATCCTTTGCTCTGGTTGATTTCCAGACTTCCCTTTAAAATCATTTATTTTATTTCTGATGGTGTCTACGTACTCCTTTACCATGTAATCGGGTATCGTAAAAAAGTGGTCCGCAACAACTTGGCCCTTGTTTTTCCCGAAAAGTCGGGTGAAGAACGATTAGGGATAGAAAAGAAATTCTACAAGCATTTCTGCGATATGTTCTTGGAGATGATAAAGACCTTGGGGATTAGTGATAACCAAATGAAAAAAAGATATGTTTTTACCAACGTTGAAGTTTTTCAAAAACTGGAAAATGAGGGCAAAAATATTATGATAATGATGCCACATTACGCTAGCTGGGAATGGGTTTTTTCATTAAACTCAATGGTTAAATCAAAGGCATACGCGATTTATCAACCCATACAGAATAAATACTTCGACAAATTAGTGCGTGATATACGTAGCAAGTACGGAACCACACTGATAAAAACATATGAGAGTCGAAAAATTATTGCAGATGCAAATAAATTGAACAAATTAATTACGGTTGGTATTATCAGTGACCAATCACCTATGTTACAAAGAGCGCGGCATTGGGCGAATTTTATGGGTGTTTTTGTTCCAATACATGTTGGTGCAGAAGAAATCTGTAAAAGCCATAAAATGATCCCGGTTTATCTAAAAGTAAAAAAAGTTGGGCGTGGCTATTACCAAGCTTCTTTTAAAATTCTAGCGGAAAATCCAAACGAGGTAGCAAATTATAAGGTTTCTGAAGCTTTTATGAAAGAAACCGAAAAATCCATTCGTGAGGCTCCGGAATATTATTTCTGGACCCATAAACGGTGGAAGCACAAGGACAAAGTGCCAAAAGATTTCCAAAAAGACACCTCAAAAGCAGTCAACTGTTAG
- a CDS encoding rhomboid family intramembrane serine protease codes for MLNLHIATIAIMAANVLVSLRGFNNMVFFDRYKFNISAIQAGQRERMVTSGFLHVDISHLFLNMFTLYFFAPVVIGWFGSIKFLIIYLVSLLAGSLLALFFHKDEPFYSAVGASGAVMGILYAAILLNPDMQLGIMFIPIPLPAYVLGIAYLLYSIWGMKSRMGNIGHTAHFGGAIGGYATTLLFKPELFVTDTLIVVLLAIPIIILFVLGKMGKI; via the coding sequence ATGCTTAATTTACATATTGCCACTATTGCTATTATGGCTGCCAATGTCTTGGTTTCCTTACGCGGATTCAACAACATGGTTTTTTTTGACAGATACAAGTTCAATATCAGTGCCATACAGGCCGGGCAGCGTGAACGAATGGTGACTTCGGGGTTCTTGCACGTGGATATTTCCCATCTGTTCCTGAATATGTTTACCCTCTATTTTTTTGCTCCAGTGGTAATAGGTTGGTTCGGTTCTATAAAATTCCTTATCATTTACCTGGTTAGTTTGCTTGCAGGGAGTTTGTTGGCACTTTTTTTTCATAAAGATGAGCCTTTTTATAGCGCTGTTGGTGCCAGTGGTGCGGTAATGGGTATTTTATACGCGGCCATATTGTTGAACCCTGATATGCAATTGGGTATTATGTTTATCCCGATTCCCTTACCTGCGTATGTACTGGGGATTGCTTATTTGTTATATTCCATTTGGGGAATGAAGAGTAGAATGGGCAACATTGGGCATACAGCGCACTTTGGAGGGGCTATTGGCGGTTATGCAACCACCTTGTTGTTTAAGCCAGAACTTTTTGTGACGGATACTTTAATCGTTGTGTTGTTGGCCATTCCCATAATCATCCTGTTTGTTTTGGGGAAAATGGGGAAGATTTAG
- a CDS encoding TlpA disulfide reductase family protein has translation MKRLFVISLGVLFLASCNSDPKGYTLKGTITGEPENGTQIFLKTTDSVNQLVDVDTTVIENGLFSFNGNQVEPKMYYVFVDKVRGNVPVIVENGTIEVEFQRDSIGQAKLKGTEQNEIFMGFLEESRKLSERARSMQNDMRMAAQQQDTATVTALREEFIEFQEDAKNFNIDFVKNNPNAFISVLVIGNLLATKAVPVDEVKAMFEGLSPEMKATEPGKKIAEQLENLKSTEVGAIAPDFSAPTPTGDVLALSDVTSNAKLTLVDFWAAWCRPCRAENPNIVSVYKKYHEKGFDVLGVSLDNKEEHWKNAIESDGLVWNHISNLQRFQDPIARLYNINAIPAAFLLDENGVIVARDLRGPALEQKVAEILGKS, from the coding sequence ATGAAAAGACTATTTGTAATATCCTTAGGAGTTCTGTTTTTAGCTTCTTGTAATTCCGACCCAAAAGGATACACTTTAAAAGGCACTATAACCGGCGAACCTGAAAATGGCACCCAAATATTTTTAAAAACTACAGATTCCGTCAACCAATTGGTGGATGTTGATACCACGGTGATTGAAAATGGTTTGTTCAGCTTTAACGGAAATCAGGTGGAGCCTAAAATGTACTATGTTTTTGTGGACAAAGTTCGTGGAAATGTACCTGTGATTGTTGAAAACGGCACTATAGAGGTTGAGTTCCAAAGAGATAGTATAGGTCAGGCTAAACTTAAGGGAACAGAACAAAACGAGATATTTATGGGCTTTTTGGAAGAGTCCCGTAAACTATCGGAACGTGCAAGGTCTATGCAGAACGATATGCGCATGGCAGCCCAACAACAAGATACAGCCACAGTTACAGCATTGCGTGAAGAATTTATCGAGTTTCAGGAAGACGCAAAGAACTTCAATATTGATTTTGTAAAGAACAATCCCAATGCGTTTATATCTGTATTGGTAATTGGAAACCTATTGGCCACTAAAGCAGTGCCCGTTGATGAGGTTAAGGCAATGTTTGAAGGGCTATCACCAGAAATGAAGGCGACCGAACCTGGTAAAAAGATTGCGGAACAACTCGAAAATTTAAAATCCACCGAAGTCGGGGCCATAGCACCAGACTTTTCTGCCCCTACTCCAACCGGCGATGTACTTGCACTCAGCGATGTTACCAGCAACGCTAAACTTACTTTGGTCGATTTTTGGGCAGCATGGTGTAGGCCTTGTCGTGCCGAAAACCCCAATATCGTATCGGTTTATAAAAAATATCACGAAAAAGGCTTTGACGTCCTAGGTGTTTCTTTGGACAACAAGGAAGAGCATTGGAAAAATGCCATTGAATCCGATGGTTTGGTGTGGAACCACATCTCAAACTTGCAACGTTTTCAAGATCCAATTGCTCGTTTGTACAACATCAACGCGATACCAGCAGCATTTTTATTGGATGAAAATGGCGTTATCGTAGCAAGGGACTTAAGAGGTCCTGCATTGGAACAAAAGGTAGCTGAAATACTTGGCAAAAGCTAA